The Theileria orientalis strain Shintoku DNA, chromosome 2, complete genome genome has a window encoding:
- a CDS encoding uncharacterized protein (importin-beta, N-terminal domain containing protein), with protein MGSNIVDPSILLDVSRPFDEGMVPLLDSIITSMFDGTNIKNRETAHKILEQFKSLPDSWKHVAVILAKSKNSNTKFYALQVLEICIQSRWNILPDSEKAGIKQYVSELVIKLCMDPEVCQNERHFLTKVNECLIQIVKKEWPDKWPNFISEICKASQVAQSICENNMRLLNMLSEEIFDFGEDSMESRRVKKLVSRMTAEFREIFELCIFVLNSYITNPTMVNTTLIKQTLVCLSHFLKWIPYGYVFEAYPHANGSVVLLELLLDHFWDPVQYRIECTKCLNEVASLSLSHGELQSFSHRIAALWPKVVQKVATLPPESFQYDSAKIPSSMLLFWENFYTQLTLFLTNLLKNFRESVIEKTQNSKEALLFIFEKLVIITTINHEETFKIALDFWHHFCNQLLREMKEHEKKSMGMRDRADPNYVAINAMKQIDLNKSSELIRLEVYRPVLVEVHKVMIRRMAKPQEIYIMYDTDTGEVVREYNPNTAEIALYNKMKNTQIILTTMLQEDTEKIMMSFMDKEMELANLGGNEVWDPTTLNRLCYSIGSITGSMEEQVEKRFLVLVIKCLLNICEIKTETGNKAIVASNIMYVVGQYPRFLKSNWRFLSTVLNKLFEFMRETFPGVQQMACETFLKITSTCRKVIGTQHHNGMSYVDELVRTLNGLEDVLDNKLILYFYESVGNVISTLEFNTKVNKISSLMEVCNNRMQIVYTKFLLGVTSTMVSTPEGFKGYVERFGEELFTVEVTRTIVQINRINNRVCKAVGFAFTNQMNKIFGILMVLYNLYSKYIQVSVSTGGASVIKHLNVNTLFLARRSIIHLSETYMCNVPTKLNNNPGATSASPKYGLNTDPGVALSSREVTTVSKNEGGYGYFDPKEESHNGASETAEGGAEASGNVEGADREMIVTLLESLVLVMMGDYRDSVFETRDYEILSLCTKIIERLGSNYPTVLVQIFNLVFDTSLDMVKLDFHAYPDHREHFYEMLFKSAKCAFDALLMLPGERLRDFVLSLVWAFKHEHPSIAERGLMITLEFMRNIMFKGTVILHQFCSTFYYLLLTEVLSVLTDTLHKSGFRLQTQILKILIKIVVNGMVEDSTKDLTKLGVMNFLANLFTRSFPSLHRKQIEAFVVDLFNYSVDVPASGVMGQLQEGGNANVGDGSGLQISTTNGREEKDRDLKFQTHVKDFLLSLKEFSGSTEEFEKMFSRDCQEAMERARRLGYTNTNDILYTKEVDLN; from the exons atggGCTCAAATATAGTAGATCCTTCAATATTGCTAGATGTGTCCAGACCATTTGACGAAGGGATGGTGCCCCTGTTGGACTCAATAATAACATCGATGTTCGATGGAacgaatataaaaaatagagaaACGGCACATAAAATCCTGGAGCAGTTTAAGTCGCTCCCAGACTCCTGGAAGCACGTAGCAGTAATACTGGCGAAGTCGAAGAACTCAAACACGAAGTTCTACGCACTACAAGTGCTGGAAATATGCATACAGTCGAGGTGGAACATACTGCCAGACTCGGAAAAGGCAGGAATAAAACAGTACGTGTCGGAGCTGGTGATCAAGCTGTGTATGGACCCGGAAGTGTGTCAAAACGAAAGACACTTTTTGACGAAAGTAAACGAGTGCCTGATACAAAtagtgaagaaggagtggCCAGATAAGTGGCCGAACTTTATATCAGAGATATGTAAAGCATCACAAGTAGCACAGAGCATCTGCGAGAATAACATGAGACTGCTTAACATGCTGAGCGAGGAGATATTCGACTTCGGAGAAGACTCGATGGAAAGCAGAAGAGTAAAAAAGCTGGTCTCGAGAATGACAGCAGAGTTCAGAGAGATCTTCGAGCTGTGCATATTCGTGTTAAACAGCTACATCACGAACCCGACGATGGTAAACACGACGCTGATTAAGCAGACGCTGGTGTGCCTGTCGCACTTCCTGAAGTGGATCCCGTACGGATACGTGTTCGAAGCGTACCCGCACGCAAACGGGTCAGtggtgctgctggagctgctgctggaccaCTTCTGGGACCCAGTGCAGTACAGAATCGAGTGCACGAAGTGCCTGAACGAAGTGGCGTCGTTGTCACTGTCGCACGGAGAGCTGCAGTCGTTCTCGCACAGAATAGCGGCGCTGTGGCCGAAGGTGGTTCAGAAGGTAGCAACGCTGCCACCGGAGTCGTTCCAGTACGACAGCGCGAAGATACCGTCCTCAATGCTGCTCTTCTGGGAAAACTTCTACACGCAGCTGACGCTGTTCCTgacgaacctgctgaagaatTTTAGAGAAAGCGTTATAGAGAAGACACAAAACAGCAAGGAGGCACTGCTGTTCATCTTTGAAAAGCTGGTTATCATAACGACGATAAACCACGAGGAGACGTTTAAAATAGCACTGGACTTCTGGCACCACTTCTGCAATCAGCTGCTGAGAGAGATGAAGGAGCACGAAAAGAAAAGCATGGGGATGAGAGATAGAGCGGACCCGAACTACGTGGCAATCAACGCAATGAAGCAAATAGACCTAAACAAGTCATCAGAGTTGATAAGGCTGGAAGTGTACAGACCAGTGCTTGTGGAAGTGCACAAAGTGATGATAAGAAGAATGGCAAAGCCGCAAGAGATATATATCATGTACGATACAGACACGGGAGAAGTGGTGAGAGAATATAACCCAAACACAGCAGAAATAGCACTgtacaataaaatgaaaaacacGCAGATCATACTGACGACGATGCTGCAGGAGGACAcggaaaaaataatgatgTCATTCATGGACAAGGAAATGGAGCTGGCGAATCTGGGAGGAAATGAAGTGTGGGACCCGACGACACTCAACAGGTTGTGTTACTCGATAGGCTCGATCACAGGAAGCATGGAGGAGCAGGTGGAGAAGAGGTTCCTGGTGCTGGTGATCAAGTGTCTGCTGAACATATGCGAAATAAAGACGGAAACAGGAAACAAGGCGATAGTGGCGTCGAACATAATGTACGTGGTGGGCCAGTACCCACGCTTCCTGAAGAGTAACTGGAGGTTCCTGAGCACAGTGTTAAACAAGCTGTTCGAGTTCATGAGAGAGACGTTCCCAGGAGTGCAGCAGATGGCGTGCGAAACGTTCCTGAAGATCACGAGCACTTGCAGAAAGGTGATAGGAACGCAGCACCACAACGGAATGTCGTACGTGGACGAGCTGGTGAGGACACTTAACGGTCTCGAAGACGTGCTGGACAACAAGCTTATCCTGTACTTCTACGAGTCGGTGGGGAACGTGATCAGCACGCTGGAGTTTAACACGAAGGTTAACAAGATAAGTAGCCTGATGGAAGTGTGCAACAACAGAATGCAGATCGTCTACACGAAGTTCCTGCTGGGAGTGACCTCGACAATGGTGAGCACGCCGGAAGGGTTCAAGGGGTACGTGGAGCGCTTCGGAGAGGAATTATTTACAGTGGAGGTGACGAGAACAATAGTGCAAATCAACAGAATTAACAACAGAGTGTGCAAAGCAGTGGGCTTCGCATTCACGAATCAAATGAACAAGATCTTCGGAATACTGATGGTGCTCTACAACCTGTACAGCAAGTACATACAGGTGAGCGTGTCGACGGGAGGAGCGAGCGTGATCAAGCACCTGAACGTCAACACGCTCTTCCTGGCGAGAAGGTCAATCATACACCTCTCGGAAACGTACATGTGCAACGTGCCGACGAAGCTGAACAATAACCCGGGAGCAACGAGCGCAAGTCCGAAGTACGGACTTAACACGGACCCGGGCGTGGCGCTGTCCTCGAGAGAAGTTACCACAGTGAGCAAAAACGAAGGAGGCTACGGCTACTTTGACCCGAAGGAGGAGAGCCACAACGGAGCGTCGGAGACCGCGGAGGGCGGAGCGGAGGCGAGCGGAAACGTGGAGGGAGCGGACAGAGAGATGATCGTGACGCTGCTCGAGAGCCTGGTGCTCGTGATGATGGGCGACTACAGAGACTCGGTATTCGAGACGCGCGACTACGAGATACTCTCGCTCTGCACGAAGATCATCGAGCGGCTGGGCTCGAACTACCCGACGGTGCTCGTGCAGATCTTCAACTTGGTATTCGACACGAGTCTGGACATGGTGAAGCTGGACTTCCACGCGTACCCGGACCACAGGGAGCACTTCTACGAGATGCTCTTCAAGTCGGCAAAGTGCGCATTCGACGCACTGCTGATGCTCCCGGGGGAGCGCCTGCGCGACTTCGTGCTCTCGCTGGTGTGGGCGTTCAAGCACGAACACCCCTCAATCGCAGAAAGGGGACTGATGATCACGCTCGAGTTCATGAGGAACATCATGTTCAAAG gAACGGTTATCTTGCATCAGTTCTGTTCAACCTTTTACTACCTCTTGTTGACCGAAGTTCTATCGGTACTCACGGACACGCTGCACAAGTCAGGGTTCAGACTGCAAACACAAATActcaaaattttaattaaaatagtgGTAAACGGAATGGTGGAGGACAGCACAAAAGACCTGACGAAGCTGGGAGTGATGAACTTCCTGGCGAACCTGTTCACGAGAAGCTTCCCATCACTGCACAGAAAGCAAATCGAAGCATTCGTAGTGGATCTCTTCAACTACTCAGTGGATGTGCCAGCCTCAGGAGTAATGGGCCAGCTCCAGGAAGGAGGGAACGCGAATGTGGGAGACGGAAGCGGACTGCAAATAAGCACAACAAACGgaagagaagaaaaggacAGAGACCTGAAGTTCCAAACACACGTAAAGGACTTCTTACTCTCACTCAAGGAGTTCTCAGGATCCACAGAAGAATTCGAAAAAATGTTCAGCAGAGACTGCCAGGAAGCAATGGAAAGAGCAAGAAGACTCGGATACACAAACACGAACGATATCCTGTACACGAAAGAAGTGGATTTAAACTaa